A segment of the Devriesea agamarum genome:
GCCGGCGGCAGCATCAGCTGCTTGCAGAGCGGTGTGCACCATGGGCCCCCAGGCCAGCAGTGTCACATCTGTTCCGGGACGGACAACCCGCGCAGAGTACGGGGATTCCGCCGGACGGGTTTCAGTATCGACATCGCCCTTGAGCCAGTAGCGGCGTTTGGGTTCAAACAGGATCACCGGGTCGTCGGACTCAATAGCCTGCCGGATCATCCAATATCCGTCTTGGGCCGAGGCGGGTGCCAGAATCCGCAGACCCGCCGTGTGCGCAAAGAGCGCTTCGGGACTCTCGGAATGGTGCTCCACCGCACCGATGCCACCACCGGAGGGAATGCGGATAACCAGAGGCATCCGCACTTTGCCCTGCATCCGGTTATGCATTTTGGCGACCTGGGTGGTGATCTGGTTGAAAGCAGGGAAAACGAACCCGTCGAACTGAATCTCCAGCACGGGCCGGTACCCGCGGAAGGCCAGCCCCACGGCCGTGCCGACAATGGAAGCTTCGGCGAGTGGCGTATCAACCACTCGTTCAGAACCGAACTCGGCATGCAGTCCGTCGGTAATGCGGAAGACACCGCCGAGAGGGCCGATATCTTCGCCCATCAACAGGACTTTGTCGTCGGCGCGCATGGCGTCTCGCAGGCCAAGGTTAATGGCTTTGGCCATGGGCAGGGTCATGGTGCTCATCGGTTCCCCTCCGCGGTCGCCGGGTCAGATTCGTCCTCGAAGAAGGCGAGGTAGGCGCGGTATGCCTCGCGTTCCTCAGCAACCAGCGGGTGCGGTTCGGCGTAGGCGTAATCGAACATGCTCATCGGGTCGGGATCGGGCATCGCATGGATATGCGCGTGCAGGCGCATGGCGAGGTCATGGGCATCGGAATCGGTCTGCTGGATAAACGCATCGTCAATTTCGCCCAGGCCTTTGAGGTGTTTACGCAGCCTGAGAATCGGGTCAAGGCCCTCCCACTGCTGTTCCTCTTCGCGGGAACGATACCGGGTCGGATCATCGCTGGTGGTGTGCGCTGCCATCCGGTAGGTCAGCGCCTCGATGAATGCAGGGCCGCCACCGGATCGCGCTCGATCCAGTGCGTAGCGCGTGGTGGCCAGGGCCACGAGCACGTCGTTGCCGTCAATTCTGACGCTGGGAATTCCCCAGCCTCGTGACCGCTGCGCGAGCGGAACCCGGGTTTGGGTGCTAGTGGGCACGGAGATGGCCCAGTGGTTGTTCTGGCAGCCGAACACGATAGGAGCCTGGAAGGAGGCAGCCCAGGTGAAGGCTTCGGAGACTTCGCCCTCGCTGGATGCCCCGTCGCCGAAGAACGCGAGCACTGCCGTGTCCCGGTCAGGATCGCCCGTACCGACCAGGCCATCGCGTTGGAGTCCCATCGCGTAGCCGACGGCCTGGGGCGCTTGGGAGCCGAGCACGATCATGTACGGGTGGGTGTTGATCTCTGCGGGGTCCCATCCGCAGTGGGATACACCGCGGTACAGCTCCAGCAGGGTCATGGGTTCGATGCCGCGCGCCCATGCCACCCCGTGTTCACGGTAGGTGGGGACAAGGTAGTCGTGCGGGCGGGCACCGTGCCCCATGCCGATCTGGGCGCCTTCTTGTCCGAGCGCACTGGCCCACAGACCGAGTTGGCCCTGTCGCTGCAAGGAGGTCGCCTGGAGATCTGCGGCGCGGATCATCACCATGTCGCGGTAAAAACCGCGCAACGTGTCTGGGGTGACATCTGCGATCAACGGATCGAGATCAGGATGGGGGGTTCTGGTGCCGTCCGGTGCGAGGAGTTGGATCATGGGCTCGTTGCCCGGATCGGCAGGGATCGACGTTTGGAACACACTCACGACGGTAGCGTAACCTACGCAAGCGTAGGTCTAGGTGAAGATGGTCCCGACATGGACGTGACCAGCAGCAAGACTGCGCCAATAGCGCGCCGACGCCACGCCGGGACCACTGCAACACCCCGCAGACAACCTCCTGAAGCCGCACCAAGACCAGCTGGTGAGCTCACCGAAATAACCCGCAAGGGCCGATGCTCACCACCTCGCCTGAAAACAGTTCATCACCGTGAGGTTTTCAGCCAGAGCCCGCACGCCTCGATGATCCGATCATTCGCCTCGGGCTCAGCCACGGTGATACGCACACCGTCGGTCCCATAGGCGCGCACCACAAGGCCCTGTTCGTCGGCAAACGCCGCAAACTCGGCGCTGCTGTGGGCTAACGGCAGGTAGATGAAGTTCCCCTGTGACCGCGGAATGTTCCAGCCCTGGGCCCGCAGTTCGTCTTCGATTCGCTGGCGTTCCTCCCGCAGGGTGGCCGCCCGTTCTTCCAGCAGGTATTCGCTGTCCTCGTCCAGGCACGCCAACGCTCCCGCCTGGGCGAGCGCGTTCGCACCAAACGGCAGGGTCACCTTCGCCAGCGCGGTCGCCAACTGGGGATGCGCAATTGCGTACCCAATGCGCAGTCCCGCAATGCCGTGCGCCTTGGAGAAGGTGCGCAGCAGCACGACATTGCTGTGGCGATGAAAAATATCGAGTGCGTCTAGGCGCTGCTCAGGATTCACAAATTCCCGGTAGGCCTCATCGATGGCCACCACGACGTGATCCGGAACCGCAGCCAGGAAATCTTCGATCTGGTGGGCGGTTAGAGCCAGACCGGTCGGGTTGTTCGGGGTGCACAGGATGATCAGTTTTGTGCGCGAGGTGACGGCCGCGGCCATTGCCTCTAGATCATGGGAGAGGTCCTCGGTCAGCGGTACCTGCACGCTGTGGCCCCCATGGGTTCCGACAATGATCGGGTAAGCCTCAAAGGACCGCCACGCGTAGATGACCTCGTCACCTGGATCTACCAGTGCCCGCACCAAGTCTGCGCATGCGGCCACCGACCCGGTGGAGACGACTACCTGAGATGGGTCAACCCCGACCCGCTGCGCCAAGACGGTGCGCAGTGGCAGCGCCGTCATATCCGGGTATCGATTCAACCCATCGATACTGGCCAGCAGTGCTTCACGCACGGCGGGCAGCGGTGGGAAAGGCGATTCGTTAGAGGACAGTTTGAAGCGGACCTTCCCGTCATCCGCTGCTGGCTTACCGGGAACATAGCTCGGAAGAATATCCAGACACGAGCGGGTACGAATATGTTCCTCGACGGTGGGTTCTCTGCGAGATGGTTCCTGCTCAGCGAGGGCAGAAGAGACGGGGGACGATAATGATTGGGGCTCCATACATCCAGGGTAGTTGGCGCCGAGAGTGACCCGCTTGGAACAATGACGCCATGAAATTCGTCGGCCGCATCATCATCAGCGCCATTGCATTGTTCCTCAGCTCGCTCATCCTGCCAGGCATGCACCTTGCCGCGGAGGGGTCGACCACCTCCCGCATCGTCACCGTGGTGCTGGTGGCATTGGTGTTCGCCATTGTGAACACTGTCATCAAACCCGTTCTGAGCTTTTTGTCGTTGCCGCTGACCTGTCTCACGCTCGGCCTTTTCACCCTGGTGATTAACGCCATCATGCTGCTGCTGACCGCCTGGCTGAGCCAGCTGTTCGGTCTCGCCTTCCACATTGATTCCTTCTGGTGGGCGGTACTCGCCGGCGTTTTGGTGGGTCTGCTGGTGTCGATTTTCGAGGGCTTGGTGGGTCTGCATGAATCCAGGGAAGGCCGCTAGATCTCAGCTCTCGACGCGCCAGGTCGGGGAGCGATGC
Coding sequences within it:
- a CDS encoding phage holin family protein is translated as MKFVGRIIISAIALFLSSLILPGMHLAAEGSTTSRIVTVVLVALVFAIVNTVIKPVLSFLSLPLTCLTLGLFTLVINAIMLLLTAWLSQLFGLAFHIDSFWWAVLAGVLVGLLVSIFEGLVGLHESREGR
- a CDS encoding thiamine pyrophosphate-dependent dehydrogenase E1 component subunit alpha, whose translation is MSVFQTSIPADPGNEPMIQLLAPDGTRTPHPDLDPLIADVTPDTLRGFYRDMVMIRAADLQATSLQRQGQLGLWASALGQEGAQIGMGHGARPHDYLVPTYREHGVAWARGIEPMTLLELYRGVSHCGWDPAEINTHPYMIVLGSQAPQAVGYAMGLQRDGLVGTGDPDRDTAVLAFFGDGASSEGEVSEAFTWAASFQAPIVFGCQNNHWAISVPTSTQTRVPLAQRSRGWGIPSVRIDGNDVLVALATTRYALDRARSGGGPAFIEALTYRMAAHTTSDDPTRYRSREEEQQWEGLDPILRLRKHLKGLGEIDDAFIQQTDSDAHDLAMRLHAHIHAMPDPDPMSMFDYAYAEPHPLVAEEREAYRAYLAFFEDESDPATAEGNR
- the hisC gene encoding histidinol-phosphate transaminase, producing MEPQSLSSPVSSALAEQEPSRREPTVEEHIRTRSCLDILPSYVPGKPAADDGKVRFKLSSNESPFPPLPAVREALLASIDGLNRYPDMTALPLRTVLAQRVGVDPSQVVVSTGSVAACADLVRALVDPGDEVIYAWRSFEAYPIIVGTHGGHSVQVPLTEDLSHDLEAMAAAVTSRTKLIILCTPNNPTGLALTAHQIEDFLAAVPDHVVVAIDEAYREFVNPEQRLDALDIFHRHSNVVLLRTFSKAHGIAGLRIGYAIAHPQLATALAKVTLPFGANALAQAGALACLDEDSEYLLEERAATLREERQRIEDELRAQGWNIPRSQGNFIYLPLAHSSAEFAAFADEQGLVVRAYGTDGVRITVAEPEANDRIIEACGLWLKTSR
- a CDS encoding alpha-ketoacid dehydrogenase subunit beta → MSTMTLPMAKAINLGLRDAMRADDKVLLMGEDIGPLGGVFRITDGLHAEFGSERVVDTPLAEASIVGTAVGLAFRGYRPVLEIQFDGFVFPAFNQITTQVAKMHNRMQGKVRMPLVIRIPSGGGIGAVEHHSESPEALFAHTAGLRILAPASAQDGYWMIRQAIESDDPVILFEPKRRYWLKGDVDTETRPAESPYSARVVRPGTDVTLLAWGPMVHTALQAADAAAGDGIDIEVIDARSLSPLDIDTVCASVRRTGRLVIAHEAPVFGGLGGEIAARVSERCFYYLESPVLRVGAFHLPYPPARMEESYLPDLDRILDAVDRALAA